Proteins from a single region of Deltaproteobacteria bacterium PRO3:
- a CDS encoding carbonic anhydrase, which yields MRKLLKGIVEFRKNLQPAQREVFAKLALEQKPDSFFVACSDSRVVPNLFASTNPGDLFVLRNVGNLIPACLPDKPEEPRGSAAAALEFSVKNLGVKDIIICGHSECGAMRALLEGPPAGEPHLQDWLRHGEATLKQVSQAPKDPALSPVNRLSQLNVLVQMEHVASYPFVKERLEAGELMIHGWWFDIARAEVLAYEPEELRFVVVEEGEAERILARMEDRRGSKS from the coding sequence GCATCGTCGAATTCCGCAAAAACCTGCAACCCGCCCAGCGCGAGGTCTTCGCCAAGTTGGCCCTCGAGCAAAAACCGGACTCTTTCTTCGTCGCCTGCTCGGACAGCCGCGTGGTCCCGAACCTCTTCGCCTCGACCAACCCGGGCGATCTCTTCGTCCTGCGCAACGTCGGCAACCTTATCCCGGCCTGCCTCCCGGACAAGCCGGAGGAGCCGCGCGGCTCCGCCGCCGCGGCCCTCGAGTTCTCGGTGAAGAACTTGGGCGTCAAGGACATCATTATTTGCGGCCATTCCGAGTGCGGCGCGATGCGGGCCCTGTTGGAGGGCCCGCCGGCAGGGGAGCCCCACCTGCAGGATTGGCTGCGCCACGGCGAGGCCACCCTCAAGCAGGTTTCCCAGGCCCCTAAGGATCCCGCGCTCAGCCCGGTCAACCGACTCTCCCAGCTCAATGTCTTGGTCCAGATGGAGCACGTCGCCTCCTATCCCTTCGTGAAAGAACGCCTGGAGGCCGGGGAGCTGATGATCCACGGCTGGTGGTTCGACATCGCGCGAGCGGAGGTACTGGCCTACGAGCCGGAGGAGCTTCGCTTCGTCGTGGTGGAAGAGGGCGAGGCGGAGCGGATCCTTGCCAGGATGGAAGACCGGCGCGGTTCTAAATCTTAA